A genome region from Microbacterium terricola includes the following:
- the recO gene encoding DNA repair protein RecO yields MPTYRDEVVVLRTHKLGEADRIVTMLSRRHGKLRAVAKGVRRTSSRFGSRVEPFMVADVLLYQGKSLDIIQQAESLGSYGADIAVHYDRYTAANAMVEAADRLNEAETTPQQYLLLVGGLRALARGEHVARSILDSYLLRAMALSGWAPGLEECARCGAPGPHDSFVAQLGGMVCSACAPTGAARVDRGTVGLLTSLMAGDWDAVDAAGHASTAAASGLIAAYTQWHLERGIRSLAHVAAPQEPRR; encoded by the coding sequence GTGCCCACCTACCGCGACGAGGTCGTGGTCCTGCGCACCCACAAGCTGGGTGAAGCCGACCGCATCGTCACCATGCTCAGCCGCCGCCACGGCAAGCTGCGCGCGGTCGCGAAGGGCGTGCGGCGCACGTCATCGCGGTTCGGGTCGCGGGTGGAGCCGTTCATGGTCGCCGATGTGCTCCTGTACCAGGGCAAGTCCCTCGACATCATCCAGCAGGCCGAGTCGCTGGGTTCGTACGGCGCCGACATCGCGGTGCACTACGACCGGTACACGGCCGCGAACGCGATGGTCGAGGCGGCCGATCGGCTGAACGAGGCGGAGACGACACCGCAGCAGTATCTCCTGCTCGTCGGCGGCCTGCGCGCCCTCGCCCGCGGCGAGCACGTGGCGCGCAGCATCCTGGATTCGTATCTCCTGCGCGCCATGGCGCTGTCGGGGTGGGCCCCTGGTCTCGAGGAGTGCGCGCGGTGCGGTGCCCCGGGACCGCATGACTCCTTCGTCGCCCAGCTGGGCGGCATGGTGTGCAGCGCCTGCGCGCCGACGGGCGCCGCCCGCGTCGACCGCGGCACGGTCGGCCTGCTCACGTCGCTCATGGCGGGCGACTGGGACGCCGTGGATGCCGCGGGCCACGCGTCGACCGCGGCGGCATCCGGGCTGATCGCCGCCTACACGCAATGGCACCTCGAGCGCGGCATCCGCTCGCTCGCGCACGTCGCCGCACCGCAGGAGCCTCGCCGATGA
- a CDS encoding amino acid ABC transporter substrate-binding protein encodes MSRRAALRVSAIALASVFALSGCSSTAAPESSAADAGYDLVASGTLTVATEGTYRPFSYHEDGTGPLVGYDVEIAEAVAEKLGLEVSFQETQWDAIFAGLEGGRFDVIANQVSITPDREETYAFSAPYAVSPGVIVTKESDDSIASFDDLAGKTTAQSLTSNWYELAQDSGAKVEAVEGWAQAVTLLDQGRVDATINDKLTFLDYQTTNPGSGLKIAAETEDSSQSAFALVKANGELADAITAALEELRTEGVLAELGEKYFGADVSQ; translated from the coding sequence ATGTCACGCCGCGCCGCACTCCGCGTCTCCGCCATCGCTCTCGCCTCCGTCTTCGCGCTCTCGGGCTGCAGCTCCACCGCCGCCCCCGAGTCCTCCGCCGCCGACGCCGGCTACGACCTCGTCGCCTCCGGCACCCTGACCGTCGCGACCGAGGGCACGTACCGCCCGTTCAGCTACCACGAGGACGGCACGGGCCCGCTCGTCGGGTACGACGTGGAGATCGCCGAGGCCGTCGCCGAGAAGCTCGGCCTCGAGGTGTCGTTCCAGGAGACCCAGTGGGACGCGATCTTCGCGGGCCTCGAAGGCGGACGGTTCGACGTCATCGCGAACCAGGTCTCGATCACGCCGGACCGCGAGGAGACCTACGCCTTCAGCGCGCCGTACGCGGTCTCCCCCGGGGTCATCGTCACGAAGGAGTCCGACGACTCGATCGCCTCCTTCGACGATCTGGCCGGCAAGACCACCGCGCAGTCGCTGACGAGCAACTGGTACGAGCTCGCGCAGGACTCCGGTGCGAAGGTCGAGGCCGTGGAGGGCTGGGCGCAGGCCGTCACCCTGCTCGACCAGGGGCGCGTCGACGCCACGATCAACGACAAGCTCACCTTCCTGGACTACCAGACGACCAACCCGGGCAGCGGACTGAAGATCGCCGCAGAGACCGAGGACTCGTCGCAGTCGGCCTTCGCCCTCGTGAAGGCGAACGGCGAGCTGGCCGACGCCATCACCGCCGCGCTCGAGGAGCTGCGCACGGAGGGCGTCCTCGCCGAGCTCGGTGAGAAGTACTTCGGTGCCGATGTC
- a CDS encoding trimeric intracellular cation channel family protein, producing the protein MAEPLFVIPLWADLVAVGLGGVQGALFASGFTGQRRLDLLGVTIIGTVVGMGGGLIRDLLLNTTLTTLQSNWYLLTAVMAALVGMLLAGLFQRLNRLIVGLDALVIGLFGAFGTSKALALGLPLVPAVFVGVCSAVGGGILRDVIMGLPVAIMHVGSLYAVAAAAGSLVLAVAHAFGVPLLAAAIAGVTVTTVIRLLAVIFDISLPEQRRLYRRKVAVETSAIPIVTGTE; encoded by the coding sequence GTGGCCGAACCGCTCTTCGTGATCCCGCTGTGGGCAGACCTCGTCGCCGTCGGACTGGGCGGCGTGCAGGGGGCGCTCTTCGCGTCCGGGTTCACCGGCCAGCGCCGCCTGGATCTGCTCGGCGTGACGATCATCGGCACCGTCGTCGGCATGGGCGGCGGTCTGATCCGCGACCTGCTCCTGAACACCACCCTGACCACGCTGCAGAGCAACTGGTATCTGCTCACGGCGGTCATGGCGGCGCTCGTCGGGATGCTGCTGGCCGGGCTCTTCCAGCGGCTCAACCGTCTGATCGTCGGTCTCGACGCCCTCGTGATCGGACTGTTCGGCGCCTTCGGCACGAGCAAGGCCCTGGCGCTCGGGCTGCCGCTCGTGCCTGCCGTGTTCGTCGGCGTGTGCTCCGCCGTCGGCGGCGGCATCCTCCGCGACGTCATCATGGGGCTGCCGGTCGCGATCATGCACGTCGGCTCGCTGTATGCCGTCGCCGCTGCCGCCGGATCGCTGGTCCTCGCGGTCGCCCACGCGTTCGGCGTGCCGCTCCTGGCCGCGGCGATCGCCGGCGTCACGGTGACGACGGTCATCCGGTTGCTCGCCGTGATCTTCGACATCTCCCTGCCTGAGCAGCGCCGGCTCTATCGTCGCAAGGTCGCCGTGGAGACCTCGGCGATCCCGATCGTCACCGGGACGGAATGA